In one window of Amblyomma americanum isolate KBUSLIRL-KWMA chromosome 9, ASM5285725v1, whole genome shotgun sequence DNA:
- the LOC144104298 gene encoding uncharacterized protein LOC144104298 isoform X1 produces the protein MCTNENSSELPEWGQEHNVSQAYLKPWTSDLTGYAPDDSDQPTSLSFSSMKMATCPRCKETVPKKLILTHIKACKGARKPRHTQRQQDPSPEEGKESRADPETSYQLAQQLREARSEISSLKEEVVKLREELSKKNEILLAYRQEAESVQHMAETARANLNERVASSVSAFQEECGKLKAGIDQCFAGLNQVTEEFQEELQNVVHSLFPTVQVQGCATSDSSEERKPSRNSTMT, from the exons ATGTGCACCAACGAGAATTCCTCTGAGCTTCCAGAGTGGGGGCAGGAACACAACGTCTCACAA GCCTACCTTAAACCATGGACCTCCGACCTTACTGGTTACGCTCCGGACGACAGCGATCAGCCTACTTCTTTGTCG TTCTCTTCTATGAAGATGGCTACATGTCCCCGTTGCAAAGAAACAGTCCCCAAGAAACTCATCCTCACGCATATCAAAGCGTGCAAAGGTGCCCGAAAGCCGCGACACACTCAACGGCAACAGGACCCCAGCCCAGAG GAAGGCAAGGAAAGTCGTGCTGACCCCGAGACTTCATACCAG CTTGCTCAGCAACTCCGAGAGGCCCGGAGCGAGATAAGCAGCCTGAAAGAGGAAGTTGTGAAG CTGAGAGAGGAGCTCTCTAAAAAAAAT GAAATTCTCTTGGCTTACAGACAAGAGGCAGAAAGCGTACAGCACATG GCTGAAACAGCACGGGCGAATCTGAACGAGCGTGTTGCATCTTCAGTCAGCGCATTCCAG GAAGAATGTGGCAAACTAAAAGCCGGTATCGATCAATGCTTTGCCGGCCTGAATCAG gtGACAGAAGAATTTCAAGAAGAGTTACAAAACGTTGTGCATAGCTTGTTCCCCACTGTGCAAGTACAAGGTTGCGCAACCTCAGACTCCAGTGAAGAGAGGAAACCGTCCAGGAACTCAACAATGACGTAG
- the LOC144104298 gene encoding uncharacterized protein LOC144104298 isoform X2 — protein sequence MCTNENSSELPEWGQEHNVSQAYLKPWTSDLTGYAPDDSDQPTSLSFSSMKMATCPRCKETVPKKLILTHIKACKGARKPRHTQRQQDPSPEEGKESRADPETSYQLAQQLREARSEISSLKEEVVKEILLAYRQEAESVQHMAETARANLNERVASSVSAFQEECGKLKAGIDQCFAGLNQVTEEFQEELQNVVHSLFPTVQVQGCATSDSSEERKPSRNSTMT from the exons ATGTGCACCAACGAGAATTCCTCTGAGCTTCCAGAGTGGGGGCAGGAACACAACGTCTCACAA GCCTACCTTAAACCATGGACCTCCGACCTTACTGGTTACGCTCCGGACGACAGCGATCAGCCTACTTCTTTGTCG TTCTCTTCTATGAAGATGGCTACATGTCCCCGTTGCAAAGAAACAGTCCCCAAGAAACTCATCCTCACGCATATCAAAGCGTGCAAAGGTGCCCGAAAGCCGCGACACACTCAACGGCAACAGGACCCCAGCCCAGAG GAAGGCAAGGAAAGTCGTGCTGACCCCGAGACTTCATACCAG CTTGCTCAGCAACTCCGAGAGGCCCGGAGCGAGATAAGCAGCCTGAAAGAGGAAGTTGTGAAG GAAATTCTCTTGGCTTACAGACAAGAGGCAGAAAGCGTACAGCACATG GCTGAAACAGCACGGGCGAATCTGAACGAGCGTGTTGCATCTTCAGTCAGCGCATTCCAG GAAGAATGTGGCAAACTAAAAGCCGGTATCGATCAATGCTTTGCCGGCCTGAATCAG gtGACAGAAGAATTTCAAGAAGAGTTACAAAACGTTGTGCATAGCTTGTTCCCCACTGTGCAAGTACAAGGTTGCGCAACCTCAGACTCCAGTGAAGAGAGGAAACCGTCCAGGAACTCAACAATGACGTAG